One Thermodesulfobacteriota bacterium genomic window carries:
- a CDS encoding thioredoxin family protein, whose product MASPFLQRLASLALAVCPLLPFPAAALAAPIANGDLVALHYTIRLADGQVAFTSRPEVDRDAGLAKAPWYRPRPGLTPEEILVGAGELLPGLDRALVGRSMGERATLTLPPEEGFGLPDEKLRRQLPLVKRLPRSIGMNGRIFLDRFGKLPQVGDTPPLGPYVKARVSAVGGDLVTMDVTAEDGQVVEDELGTARVQVTEQEIEIRLEPKLGAILEIEGQPGRIVSVTGDLFTVDLNPPWLGQTVTVDYEVVSVQPAASLAGPALPWVEDHDAGLAAAAAGNRPAILVLYADWCQYCKRLFAETLEDPRIKAMAERYVWIKVNSDQLTQYKEHYKQEGFPLVVLLDAQGREKARLDGFKPAMILKAAIEAALVPAATGG is encoded by the coding sequence ATGGCAAGCCCGTTCCTGCAGCGTCTGGCCAGCCTCGCCCTGGCCGTCTGTCCCCTCCTCCCCTTCCCGGCCGCGGCCCTGGCCGCCCCCATCGCCAACGGCGACCTGGTGGCCCTGCACTACACCATCCGCCTGGCGGACGGCCAGGTGGCTTTCACCTCCCGGCCGGAGGTGGACCGGGATGCCGGCCTGGCCAAGGCTCCCTGGTACCGGCCCAGGCCGGGACTGACCCCGGAGGAGATCCTGGTCGGGGCCGGAGAGCTGCTGCCTGGCCTGGACCGGGCCCTGGTTGGCCGGTCCATGGGCGAGCGGGCCACGCTCACCTTGCCGCCGGAGGAGGGCTTCGGCCTGCCGGACGAAAAGCTCCGGCGCCAGCTGCCCCTGGTGAAGCGGCTGCCCCGCAGCATCGGCATGAACGGCCGCATCTTCCTGGATCGGTTCGGCAAGCTGCCCCAGGTCGGCGACACCCCGCCCCTGGGGCCCTACGTCAAGGCCCGGGTGAGCGCGGTGGGCGGGGATCTCGTCACCATGGATGTGACGGCCGAAGATGGCCAGGTGGTGGAGGACGAGCTGGGCACCGCCCGGGTCCAGGTCACGGAGCAGGAGATCGAGATCCGGCTGGAGCCGAAGCTGGGCGCCATCCTGGAGATCGAAGGCCAGCCAGGCCGCATCGTGTCGGTGACCGGCGACCTCTTCACCGTGGACCTCAATCCGCCCTGGCTGGGTCAGACCGTCACCGTGGACTACGAGGTGGTGTCCGTGCAGCCGGCCGCCTCCCTGGCCGGTCCGGCCCTGCCCTGGGTCGAGGACCACGATGCCGGCCTGGCCGCCGCCGCGGCCGGCAATCGTCCTGCGATCCTGGTCCTCTACGCCGACTGGTGCCAGTACTGCAAGCGGCTCTTTGCCGAGACCCTGGAGGACCCCCGCATCAAGGCCATGGCCGAGCGCTATGTCTGGATCAAGGTCAACTCGGACCAGCTGACCCAATACAAGGAGCACTACAAGCAGGAGGGCTTCCCCCTGGTGGTGCTGCTGGACGCCCAGGGCCGGGAGAAGGCCAGGCTGGACGGCTTCAAGCCGGCCATGATCCTCAAGGCCGCCATCGAGGCCGCCTTGGTGCCGGCGGCCACGGGCGGCTGA